In the Platichthys flesus chromosome 14, fPlaFle2.1, whole genome shotgun sequence genome, CTAGATTGTCAAactaaagaaaaagaagaagaagatctgaGGAAAATAAACACCTGTCTACAGCAGAATGatttgacctgggagtgaatgcCGATTGCTTCCATACCTTGGGTCCAGCGTCTCTGGATAAGCGCACACACGTAGAGTCTTGGAGTTGGACCCAGCAGCATACAGTGATCCAGACGGATGAAAGGCAACGGCACGAATAGCCTGAGTGTCCTCCAGCGTGTGCACGGGAACAAACAGGTTTTTGGACTTGTCACCCTGAAAATGAAAACCCACatatgaaaaacacatcaacacacaggcTTCATGTAATTAGCCGGATAATCTTCTCTGAGCTTCTCGTCCTGTTCTCTGCTGATGCCGGCGTGACATCACCCCCATTCAGATCAAACCGTTATAATCTGTTTAGTCAAATTAGAATTACGCTGCATTGACTCACGCTATGTAGAACAAATGGAGGAGTGATCGACATTAACTTTGTCCCTGTGTCTTATCTTTGTGAAATCTTTCATTGTCAAGACATAAGAGACATTAGATCAGTTTAGAGAGAGAAGACCATCCCCCTCAAAACACATTCATCCTCCTCCCCTAAGGTCAAAGGTATCGGGGGCCTAGGGCAAAGTGCATCGATTTTTCTTTTGTACCTAGTGCAATACGTAAACTTAATTTACATAAGAGTtaacacactacacactatAGCACCTAAGAtctttatttcaaattcaaCCTTCTTCAAAGATTTGAATGcctacataaaaaaaaacatttattcattttgattttagtttttcatcatttaatcattttttttaatcattgatTGGCTTTGTTGAAATGTATGTATTTGAATAATGTCATTGATTTATCTGTGCTCTGCTGCAAGCCCTGTAGCTCCAATAAACTACTGAACTGAAATCAAAGATGCCCAGAGGAAGCTAAATAACTTGCAAATACAGGAACTAAAAACATTTATGTGAAAGACAGTGAATGACTGAACTGTGTAAATAATAAAGGTTATGGACATTTCAGGTTCAATATGCCACAGAGCACAGATCGCTATGGAATAACTTATTTTCAGACAGAATTGTTTATGTAAACTGTTCTgttcagatgtttttctttgcatCCTTACCTCTTTACTCCGGGTCATGGAGTCTGGAGACTCTCCTTGTTGATCTCCAGCCTGTTTCTTCTCACTGccgaacaaacagaaaacatgttatAGTCTAATTCAACAGCTCCTGATCTGACATAAAGTCTGTGCAAGCAATCAAAGAACATTTACCTCTGAGAAACGACAGGGGACTCGTCTGGAGGGGGTACTGGGCGCCCCCCCACGGGGCGCTGTGGGGTGCTGCTCTGCACCCCTCCCCCCTGGATGAGGCTCTGTTCCGGGGTCACGGATGGAGGATTGTTATTGTCCTCAGAAGCTGACGTGTTCCCGTTGCCGTTACACTGCTGGGCCAAAgacttcacctcctcccctaAATTCTCCATCCCCACGTTCAGCTCCTCCAACTTCTGGATGGACCTGAGAGGTTCATACAAACATATGCACATGAACATCCATGATCTCTGTCTCTATAAACACCCAtgttctctctttcccttcttcctttctttttcgaGAGGGCTTGCCTTCAGGAGTTACTTCATACTGCAAAAAACACCCAACTATAAATAAGTCAAATAATCTAAAATGTAATCAAAACATCTTTAATGAGTCGAAAAAACTGAATTGAGTCTGGGTTCTGACAGTCATGCAGCTCTTGACTATTaataactttgttgtttttgaagggttaggtgtgaaaacataagctccttggtggagatagaaagagatgaaaaaactaaaactgtcaTTTTGTTAGTGTCATTTTTTAAGATTCTGAAATTATGTGATTCTGAAACTAAGTCTCGTTCCTATGCTGGAGTCATTTGCAAACCAGTGTTATATATTGTTACTGGTAAAATGTGCACAATATTAACTGGAATATTTTCTTTAGTAAACATTTCTCATGCAAATCAttattgattttcctttttagaCCAAAATAAGACTTAtatcaaaataacaataaccttttttttactttttgccGAAATGTGCACGTTTTACGTCTTGGTACAGACTGTTACTATACTGACCGATTTGACAGGCAAGTTAAATCATATTAGAACTACATAAAGCACaggacaaaataaatcacagaagTAATGATGTCATTATGCACAGCAGCCCCTTGTGAATAATGCAGCGGgtacacagaggaggagaggtaggGGTGAGGGAGGACTGGGAGCGACTCCCGGGGGACAACTCAAAAGGCCTTTGTCCCGCTGAGAGACgcaaaaacatatatatgtgtggCTAATTCTCCACACGATTTTAGTCGTGCTGTTGTTGTCAATGAAATTCTGTGGtttgaaagaaaactaaatTGTGATGGCAGAtgtttagaatttttttttggaATGAATCCTGTGTGTAATGTTAACACACAGGAGATGACGTAATGTAGCTCATCACCACAGATGGTGAGGTGTGGGCTGTAGGcgggtttttttgggggggaaggtgtgtgtgaggcagggaAAAACCACATGGGACACATAATTATCACAGACTTAACATGTCTACTTGTCGGGCAGCTGCGTCTCTATTGTGTGATGATATTAAAGCTATATATTAAGTAGCAGGTTGATTTCAATCTGCACCAGAGCTGCTCTGACAGGAAGTTTGCTGTACAGCTTGACAGGTATATTTACAGTATGCACACTTTTCAGCACTCCGCTCGATTGGGGAGCTTCACGTGGTGTGTACCTGTTGAGGAACTTCTCTGTGAGGCTGTGCTGCATGTCGCTGGGCGGCGGCTCCTGCTGGACGCCGCCCTCCAGCAGCATCTGCTGGTacagctgcctctgctgctgcttctgctccagATGCTGCTGCACTCGAAGACGCTGGCGATAATACTCCTCGTACTTCTCTGTGGAGTCACGCAGCTGAGGAATGAACACAAAAACCCTTAATGATGACTCATGAAAGTATACATGGTAtactttgttttcaaattttgCCCCTGCACCGTCTTACTGGTCATTCATGAATTGATTCTACTGGGGGGAATCACCTTGTAACCATGCAGTGTTTTAAATTTTATGAATGGTCACACAAATCccaaataatacacacacacacagaaaagaggTAAGTCCTTTGTCAACTCCTCTCAACTCTGTAAACATCAGCATATAGACTGGTTCAATCAGTTCAGGTTCTCAAAGAGGAaggagggtgagacagagagctgaGGACGGGCCACAtcccctctctgtcctctgcttcctgtgctGACTATCAGATGGGAACGGATCCGGGTCTAGGAAGGGGGAGGGAGACTGGCAGTGGGCCAGAGTTGGGGGGAAAAGGGGGGTTGAGTGCAGAGGAAAACCACAAGACAGAGGGAAGGGGTGTGCCAGGGAAAGCACAGAGGCCTCCAAAAAGTTTGTGGCCTCTTTGTGTCTCCGTGGTAACGGGCAGATCAAAGCCCTGAAACTTCACAGTGAGAGGCACAAGGAGCTCAGAATAGAAAGCGAGAGACGGACGCACAAACACTGTGTTACACTGTATTTACAGGCAACACAAGGAACGTGTGACTCATATGCGTTGTTAAGTTCCCAGACAGTTACTGACCTGGGATCAAATCCACCAAGGCTAGTTTTTGCCCAGTAATACCAGTGAGTCACACTGGACGATATGTTTCAATATCATGTCTATTTCAAACTTTGAAATAATCCCCCCCCCGTACAAGTGAGATAATTGTATCCCTGGAAAATATAAATCACACTGAATCTAAAAATAGACGTATCACATGTGTGTACTTTACTTCCATATTTATCATATGCGGAAGGGTTTTAGATACTTGTGAAGTAGTGGAACATGTTGAACTGGTGTTAAAACAAGAGCAACTTCTCACAAAATGCAAATTTCTCATCCAGGGATCATCATAAGGGCTGTGATTTGCTGAGCCAGCACATGTGTGTCTGCGCAGCTGTGTCAGCTCTTAAAGCGACTGAGCTGTCATACAGACGTGTCGGAGGAGGTTGACTCAGATGCTTCCtactaaaaacaataataagaaaCGGTCTATATTTAGACACTCACTGTAGGCACCACCCATCAAGGGAAGCACAGTGTGACATGCAACAGGTCTGACAAGTTGAAAAGCAAAGGTCGACAATATTTACCTCGCTCCTGTCAGCAGAGTCGGCAGGTGGCGCGTCCTCGCCCGGAGCCGAGTCAGGACGCAGGCTCTGTGCGCCGCCTGAACTCATCATCTTATCCACAGGCGTGTCTGTTCTCGATCTGAGAAAATCAACAGGTTATCTATCAGACCCAAGTGTTTAGGCTTCCTGAGAACTTGCCCGTAGACGAAGATTTGAACAGGTTCCACTCCAAATCTGAGCTCTTACGTTTCAGGGGATTCCTCAAAAATGCTGTGACAGTCGGAGCTCTCCATCATGAGACTCCTGCTAAGGCTCTGCCCTCCAGCTCCAGGATAGTGGAAGTTGGCAAAGGAGTGGGACATGGGAGAGACCCCTTTCCCCGGGACTGTCTCCCCACCGCTGGCTCTCTTATCCTGGCCAGACAGCCCGTAGGACAGGCCGTCCAACGCCGGGTTCAGGGAACGTGACATGTAGGTGTCTGCGGACTGGGGGCGGCGGAGCGGGGAGGAGGCGTATGGAGACAGTTTGCTGATGAGCGGGGTGAGGAGGTCGGCGTAGCCGGTCTTTGCAGGCTTGGCCAAGCGGTCCACGTGGATGTTGAGCTGCTTCTGTTCGAAGGCGCAGGAGAAGACGCTGTGGGAGAGGTTCTGCATCCAGGAGAGCATGGACAGGTCCAGATCGTCACAGCCGTTACCACACAGCATGTCCACGCCGAGCAGGACCTCGCCCTCTGTGATCGCTTCACCCGTGGCCttgctctgcacacaaacaataactgAAACTTAACCACAGAGGCATAACACACTGATTTAAAGCTACTATGCACTTCAACATGAATCCTATCCACAGTATTTATGTTTGGATTTGGTCGTTCGAACCTGGCAGAACTCCACACAGCACTCATAGAGGACGCCTTTGAGAAGCAGCTGGAAGAGTCGATCCCTGCTGGCTTTGAATCCAGCCTCGCTCAGCTTCCTGTCCGCTGGGATGAACTCTGCCACCATGGTGCAGGCCTCCTCAAAACAATGCACCCTGGCTGTGCTGGGGTTCCAATCCTGAGGGCCCAAGTAGAGAAATCAGGTGTCAAAACAACATGCAATAATGATACCGGAAGCAGCCCTATAACCAAAGATCGTTAGTTATGGcattgaatttattttaacttgCCTGGGTACACGACAACAGTGCAAAAAATCAAGTATAAAAGCACACCTTATATTATTTAGAGAGTGCTGTGTAATATATCAAAATTCTTGCCTTGAACTCAGCATGGTTGGTGAGACGAGGCAGCGTGAGGAGCAGACACAGTTTGCTGTAGTCGTCTTTAGAAGGACAGAACTCCTCCAGGACATGGAGACACTTGACTGCTTCCTGCATGGTGAACTCCAactgaaaaacatgaaataccTTTCAGACTAgaagttcccccccccccaaaacagcAGAGATAGAAAAATACTGTAATTTATAAAGAGCCGTCAGCAGGACTGAAAAAACCCAAACCATCTTCAGTGCTAACGTGCACAGGAGGAGGTTTTgctgttattttgcatttttaCCCTCAACCATCCTGAA is a window encoding:
- the wdr47a gene encoding WD repeat-containing protein 47: MTAEETINVKEVEIIKVILDFLNARKLHISMLALEKESGVINGLYSDDMLFLRQLVLDGQWDEVLQFIQPLECMDKFDRKRFRYIILKQKFLEALCVNNAMSAEDEPQHLEFTMQEAVKCLHVLEEFCPSKDDYSKLCLLLTLPRLTNHAEFKDWNPSTARVHCFEEACTMVAEFIPADRKLSEAGFKASRDRLFQLLLKGVLYECCVEFCQSKATGEAITEGEVLLGVDMLCGNGCDDLDLSMLSWMQNLSHSVFSCAFEQKQLNIHVDRLAKPAKTGYADLLTPLISKLSPYASSPLRRPQSADTYMSRSLNPALDGLSYGLSGQDKRASGGETVPGKGVSPMSHSFANFHYPGAGGQSLSRSLMMESSDCHSIFEESPETSRTDTPVDKMMSSGGAQSLRPDSAPGEDAPPADSADRSELRDSTEKYEEYYRQRLRVQQHLEQKQQQRQLYQQMLLEGGVQQEPPPSDMQHSLTEKFLNRSIQKLEELNVGMENLGEEVKSLAQQCNGNGNTSASEDNNNPPSVTPEQSLIQGGGVQSSTPQRPVGGRPVPPPDESPVVSQSEKKQAGDQQGESPDSMTRSKEGDKSKNLFVPVHTLEDTQAIRAVAFHPSGSLYAAGSNSKTLRVCAYPETLDPSSSSPIKQPVVRFKRNKHHKGSIYCVAWSRCGQLLATGSNDKYVKVLPFSAETCNATGPDLEFSMHDGTIRDLAFMEGPESGGAILISAGAGDCNIYTTDCQRGQGLHALSGHTGHILSLYTWGGWMIASGSQDKTVRFWDLRVPSCVRVVGTAFHGSGSPVASVAVDPTARLLATGQEDSACMLYDIRGGRIVQVYRPHTSDVRSVRFSPGAHYLLTGSYDTKVIVSNLQGDLTKPLPQTVVGEHGDKVIQCRWHPEDLSFVSSSADRTVTLWTHNP